In uncultured Bacteroides sp., the following proteins share a genomic window:
- a CDS encoding LemA family protein: MKKSLIITLAVIVLLILLGSGSYNSMVDKQEGVTKAWSNVENQYQRRSDLIPNLVNTVKGYATHEKSTLEGVVAARSKATQITIDPDKLTPEKLQAYQKAQGDVTTALGKLLAITENYPDLKANQNFLELQAQLEGTENRIAVERGRFNELAKEYNAYIRKFPRNIFAGMFGFEKKPYFEAEAGAEKAPKVEF; the protein is encoded by the coding sequence ATGAAAAAATCATTAATTATTACTCTCGCAGTCATTGTACTGCTTATTTTACTTGGCTCAGGCTCTTATAATTCAATGGTAGACAAACAAGAAGGTGTAACAAAAGCCTGGTCAAATGTGGAAAACCAGTACCAACGTCGTTCAGATCTTATTCCAAACTTGGTTAATACAGTGAAAGGTTATGCTACACACGAAAAAAGTACCTTGGAAGGTGTGGTTGCAGCTCGCTCTAAAGCCACACAAATAACCATTGATCCTGATAAATTGACTCCAGAAAAATTGCAGGCTTACCAAAAAGCACAGGGCGATGTAACTACAGCTCTTGGCAAACTGTTGGCTATCACCGAGAATTATCCCGATTTAAAAGCTAATCAAAACTTCCTTGAGCTGCAAGCTCAGCTTGAAGGAACAGAAAACCGTATAGCTGTAGAGCGCGGACGTTTCAACGAATTGGCAAAAGAATATAATGCTTACATCCGTAAATTCCCAAGAAACATATTTGCTGGTATGTTTGGTTTTGAAAAGAAACCTTATTTTGAAGCAGAAGCAGGTGCTGAAAAAGCTCCAAAAGTGGAGTTCTGA
- a CDS encoding TPM domain-containing protein, with amino-acid sequence MKSSKNIILLLLLSFCFQVNAQVKEYTLENVPNVRLQNKMRYVSNPDRILSQEACDSIDSMLSALEQKTSIEVTVVVLPSIGNNDCFEFAHNLLNKWGVGKKGKDNGLMILLVEDQRHIQFETGYGLEGDLPDAICKRIQTRKMNPFFRNNNWNGGMVSGIQAVCARLDGSMTNDETNNDDNGGNILFLFFAAGGFVILVAFFGGIASWRATRCPKCGKHKLQRTESVLLSVRNGVRKEKVVYTCLNCGNKVVRDIETTDDDFRGGGRGGGLAGGIFLGGLGGGLGSGGGGFSGGSFGGGMSGGGGAGSDF; translated from the coding sequence ATGAAATCATCAAAGAATATTATACTTCTCCTTTTATTGAGTTTTTGCTTTCAGGTAAATGCTCAGGTAAAGGAATACACACTGGAAAACGTTCCCAATGTACGTTTACAAAACAAGATGCGTTATGTGAGCAATCCGGACAGAATATTGTCACAGGAAGCTTGTGATTCCATTGATAGTATGCTTTCGGCACTTGAACAGAAAACATCAATTGAAGTGACTGTGGTTGTTCTTCCTTCCATTGGAAACAATGATTGTTTTGAGTTTGCTCACAACTTATTAAACAAATGGGGAGTAGGAAAAAAAGGCAAGGACAACGGACTAATGATTCTGCTGGTAGAAGACCAGCGCCACATTCAGTTTGAAACCGGATACGGACTGGAAGGTGATTTACCTGATGCTATCTGCAAAAGAATACAAACTCGTAAAATGAATCCTTTTTTCCGTAACAACAACTGGAACGGAGGAATGGTAAGCGGAATTCAGGCTGTATGCGCCCGCCTTGACGGCTCAATGACGAATGATGAAACAAATAATGACGATAATGGGGGAAACATTCTGTTTCTGTTTTTTGCAGCAGGAGGATTTGTTATACTAGTGGCTTTCTTTGGTGGCATAGCTTCATGGAGAGCTACACGATGTCCTAAATGCGGAAAACACAAACTTCAACGAACTGAATCTGTTTTACTATCGGTTCGTAACGGAGTAAGAAAAGAAAAAGTTGTTTATACCTGTCTGAATTGCGGGAACAAAGTAGTTCGTGATATTGAGACTACTGATGATGACTTCCGTGGAGGTGGCAGAGGCGGTGGCTTGGCCGGAGGAATATTCCTTGGTGGCTTAGGTGGCGGTCTTGGCTCCGGAGGAGGAGGATTCAGTGGAGGAAGTTTCGGCGGTGGTATGTCCGGCGGTGGAGGTGCAGGGTCAGATTTCTAA
- a CDS encoding alpha/beta hydrolase, translating into MDRIKLIKRFRYVLLALMVILLGGITWGSFYMLDYSLNSNHEGKDEKGSYKYMYENYPYLHQWVDSLNQASALKDTFIIGNENTKLHAYYIAANRPTKKTAILVHGYTDNAIRMLMIGHLYNHEMNYNVILPDLHAHGQSEGDAIQMGWKDRLDVIKWIDVAKRLYGDSINIVVHGISMGAATTMMVSGEKLPANVKCFVEDCGYTSVWDEFSQELKKRFDLPEFPLMNSTSLLCKIKYGWTFREASALNQVSKCHLPMFFIHGNADTYVPTWMVYPLYKAKPAPKEIWIVQGAEHAKSYKQNPKMYLAKVRAFTNSYIN; encoded by the coding sequence ATGGATAGAATTAAGTTGATTAAAAGATTTAGATATGTGCTTCTCGCATTAATGGTTATTCTTTTGGGAGGCATTACCTGGGGAAGCTTTTACATGCTTGATTATTCACTAAATTCTAATCATGAAGGAAAAGATGAAAAAGGATCCTACAAGTATATGTATGAAAATTATCCTTATCTGCATCAATGGGTGGATAGTCTCAACCAAGCATCTGCTCTAAAAGATACTTTTATAATCGGTAATGAGAACACAAAACTTCATGCCTATTATATTGCGGCTAACCGTCCTACAAAAAAAACAGCCATACTTGTTCACGGATATACAGACAATGCCATTCGCATGCTGATGATTGGTCATTTATATAATCACGAGATGAATTATAACGTTATACTACCCGATCTGCATGCACACGGACAAAGCGAAGGTGACGCCATTCAGATGGGATGGAAGGACCGTCTGGATGTGATTAAATGGATAGACGTGGCAAAAAGACTTTACGGAGACAGTATAAACATCGTAGTACATGGCATTTCAATGGGAGCTGCAACAACGATGATGGTAAGTGGGGAAAAACTTCCTGCAAACGTGAAATGCTTTGTGGAAGATTGTGGCTATACAAGTGTGTGGGATGAGTTTTCTCAGGAACTTAAAAAGCGTTTTGATCTACCTGAATTCCCATTAATGAATTCTACAAGTCTGTTGTGTAAAATTAAATATGGCTGGACATTTAGAGAAGCCTCTGCACTTAATCAGGTTAGTAAGTGCCATCTGCCAATGTTCTTTATTCATGGAAATGCAGATACGTATGTTCCTACCTGGATGGTTTATCCACTCTACAAAGCTAAGCCAGCACCAAAGGAAATATGGATTGTTCAGGGAGCTGAACATGCAAAATCGTATAAACAAAATCCAAAAATGTATCTTGCAAAAGTGAGGGCATTCACAAACTCTTATATCAACTGA